In Bacillus sp. S3, the sequence TCCGACCTGTATAGCCGCGTGCTAACCGCAGTGCGCTCATCGTAGCTTCCGTGCCCGAGTTAACCATCCGCACCACTTCAATTGATGGGACACGCTCAATCACAAGCTGAGCTAATTTGTTTTCCAATAATGTTGGGGCACCAAAGCTTGTACCATGTTCAGCTGTTTTTTTCAACGCTTCAACAACTTGGTCATTGGAGTGTCCAAGGATGAGCGGACCCCAAGAAAGGACGTAATCAATATATTCATTGCCATCGATATCGTAAATTTTTGACCCTTTGCCTCTTTCCATAAAAATAGGACTCATATTTACGGATTTAAAGGCGCGCACCGGGCTGTTTACACCGCCGGGCATAAGGTTTTGGGCTTCTTTAAATGCTTCAATCGATTTTGTATACGAACGCATTCTGTTCCCTCTTTTCACTAATAATTATTGGTTTTCCTTTAACCAGCGAGCAGCATCTTTGGCATGGTATGTAATAATTAAATCCGCACCAGCACGCTTCATACCCACTAGCATTTCAAGGACCGTATTTTTCTCATCAACCCAGCCGTTCTGAGCTGCAGCTTTAATCATCGCATATTCACCGCTTACGTTGTAAATAACTACAGGTAAATTAAAGTTATTTTTTATATCACGGACAATATCCAGATATGGCAAGCCAGGCTTCACGATTAAAAAGTCAGCGCCCTCTTGAACATCTGATTCTGCTTCTCTGAATGCTTCCATGCGGTTTGCGGGATCCATTTGATAGGTTTTCCGATCGCCAAATTGCGGCGCTCCTTCAGCAGCCTCGCGGAATGGTCCGTAAAAAGCAGATGCATATTTAACAGCGTATGACATGATTGGGATTTCTGTAAAACCGGCTTCATCCAAACCGGCACGAATAGCTGCTACAAATCCGTCCATCATGTTGGATGGAGCAATAATGTCTGCACCCGCTTTCGCTTGTGCCACAGCCGTTTTTACAAGCAATTCCAGTGACTCATCGTTCAGGATTTTCTCCCCTTCGACAACGCCGCAATGCCCATGATCTGTATATTCGCACAGGCATGTGTCAGCAACAATAATCATATCCGGGTAGTGTTCTTTAATATAACGAGTTGCTACTTGGACAATCCCATGGTCGTGATATGCTTGCTCGCCGCAGGCATCCTTCGTTTTTGGAATCCCGAATAGCAAGACAGATTTAATCCCGTGTGCAACAATATCATCCATTTCTGCCTTAAGATTGTCCATCGATACTTGGAAAACTCCAGGCATGGAGGATACTTCATTACGGATATTTTCCCCTTCATAAATAAACAACGGATAAATAAAGTCCTCAGGTCTTAAGTGATTTTCTCTTACAAGTGCGCGCATATTGGCAC encodes:
- the hemB gene encoding porphobilinogen synthase, coding for MELQFSRHRRLRSSANMRALVRENHLRPEDFIYPLFIYEGENIRNEVSSMPGVFQVSMDNLKAEMDDIVAHGIKSVLLFGIPKTKDACGEQAYHDHGIVQVATRYIKEHYPDMIIVADTCLCEYTDHGHCGVVEGEKILNDESLELLVKTAVAQAKAGADIIAPSNMMDGFVAAIRAGLDEAGFTEIPIMSYAVKYASAFYGPFREAAEGAPQFGDRKTYQMDPANRMEAFREAESDVQEGADFLIVKPGLPYLDIVRDIKNNFNLPVVIYNVSGEYAMIKAAAQNGWVDEKNTVLEMLVGMKRAGADLIITYHAKDAARWLKENQ